In Leishmania major strain Friedlin complete genome, chromosome 19, the following proteins share a genomic window:
- a CDS encoding putative proteasome regulatory non-ATP-ase subunit, whose protein sequence is MSTPEARAQAYLVNLRSRLEAKNNASAAATVSRALDYFEQRFWYELSSELLQLIRDPMVLEDAYELYADVIVAVRADISPIAYVMIVRSVCFAPHSTTQTALELVEGACASLIHSSSEQGHYAALCIRALLLLESTSPEESAALAAVPGSPPHTARKLLEQTEMYLHGLKMHEVEPVLVALYGMARGRDYEIRRQHTSYYKNAFDIIIFLEKADLPMRDEDVTALAYKTVVAGLLSDKIFNFGKLLNFDQFVSRLQREACPQRWALEMMRLCNEGDVANFEAFFRQHQQQISQEPQLVSASATLHRKVRLMALLHLIFYTPLSERTFTFHAVAQRCGVPDSGAEPLLLEALAHGIIKGRMDGLKREVRITWVESRVLSLEEVKALAQHVSQWREQVVGLTNSVKEMTKKIPQ, encoded by the coding sequence ATGTCGACTCCTGAGGCCCGCGCACAGGCCTACCTGGTCAATCTCCGCAGCaggctggaggcgaagaacaacgccagcgccgctgccacggtgTCGCGCGCGCTCGACTACTTTGAGCAACGCTTCTGGTATGAGCTGTCAAGTgaactgctgcagctgatcCGTGACCCGATGGTGTTGGAGGACGCGTACGAGCTGTACGCGGACGTCATTGTGGCCGTACGGGCTGATATCTCGCCTATCGCGTACGTCATGATTGTTCGCTCCGTCTGCTTCGCTCCGCATAGCACGACGCAGACAGCGCTGGAGCTTGTCGaaggcgcctgcgcctctctcATCCATAGCAGCTCGGAGCAGGGGCACTACGCTGCCTTGTGCATTCGTgccctcctgctcctcgaGAGCACGAGCCCCGAGGAgagcgcggcgctggcggcggtgcctgggtcgccgccgcacacggcACGCAAGTTACTGGAGCAGACCGAGATGTACCTGCACGGCCTCAAGATGCACGAGGTGGAGCCGGTGCTGGTCGCGCTGTACGGCATGGCGCGCGGTCGCGACTACGAGATTCGGCGCCAGCACACGAGTTACTACAAAAACGCGTTCGACATCATTATCTTTTTGGAGAAGGCGGACCTGCCCATGCGCGACGAGGACGTCACCGCGCTGGCGTACAAGACGGTGGTCGCCGGTCTCCTCTCAGACAAAATCTTCAACTTCGGCAAGCTGCTCAACTTCGACCAATTTGTGTCCCGGCTGCAGCGGGAGGCGTGCCCGCAGCGCTGGGCGCTGGAGATGATGCGGCTGTGCAACGAAGGCGATGTGGCCAACTTCGAGGCCTTTttccggcagcaccagcagcagatTTCACAGGAGCCTCAGCTCGTgagcgcgtcggcgacgctgcaccGCAAGGTGCGGCtcatggcgctgctgcatctcaTCTTCTACACCCCTCTGAGCGAGCGCACCTTTACCTTTCacgccgtggcgcagcggtgcggtgTCCCGGATAGCGGAGCGGAGCCGCTGTTGCTCGAGGCGCTTGCTCACGGCATTATCAAGGGCCGCATGGACGGCTTGAAGAGGGAGGTGCGCATTACGTGGGTGGAGTCGCGTGTGCTGAGCCTtgaggaggtgaaggcgTTGGCGCAGCATGTGTCGCAGTGGCGAGAGCAGGTCGTGGGGCTCACGAACTCGGTGAAGGAGATGACAAAGAAGATCCCGCAGTAG
- a CDS encoding putative mitochondrial carrier protein, translating to MSSSEKKHAAWVDVVAGGFGGALAKSLLSPFQRIVVLQQLGQHKSYSIAQLVHHIYAQEGLKSFWRGNLTSMVIRVPYSGIQFLLYTQLKFLFQDWLDRRHAAAALPTHQADGSSDNSNTSSAAASRGLGLEKFVMKCGAGGISATIAGAAVYPGEVVRLRLMSGEKKFTGIANTCGLVYRETRSLRNFYRGLGASLMQRVPDILVSFATYETIKYAVLDSPDPLLFKGNDAARNVLSTMVGGSAAAIASILVAFPLDVAKRRIGMSGQGTDKTVYRGVGDCLRQIYAKEGIRGWYAGAFVEAVRCVPQVILMWMFIEVIQTKLSSYARVASAEDEMAKRKKGP from the coding sequence ATGTCCAGCAGTGAAAAGAAGCATGCCGCGTGGGTGGATGTAGTCGCCGGCGGCTTTGGCGGGGCACTCGCCAAGTCGCTCCTCAGTCCTTTTCAACGCATCGTCGTGCTGCAGCAACTCGGGCAGCACAAGAGCTACAGCATCGCTCAACTGGTGCACCACATATATGCGCAGGAAGGCTTGAAAAGCTTCTGGCGCGGCAACCTCACCTCGATGGTGATTCGAGTGCCGTACAGCGGTATTCAGTTTCTGCTCTACACCCAGCTCAAGTTCTTATTCCAAGATTGGCTGGATCGTCGTcatgcggccgcggcgctgcctaCCCACCAGGCGGACGGTAGTAGCGACAATAGCAACAcgtccagcgccgcggcatcgcgcGGGCTGGGGCTGGAGAAGTTCGTCATGaagtgcggcgccggcggcatcTCCGCCACGATCGCCGGCGCGGCCGTCTATCCGGGCGAAGttgtccgcctccgcctcatGTCTGGCGAGAAAAAGTTTACCGGCATTGCAAATACGTGCGGGCTCGTTTATCGGGAgacgcgctcgctgcgcaaCTTCTACCGCGGCCTCGGGGCGTCGCTCATGCAGCGCGTGCCAGACATCCTAGTCAGCTTCGCCACGTACGAGACGATCAAGTACGCCGTGCTGGACAGCCCCGACCCGCTTCTCTTCAAGGGCAATGACGCGGCGCGCAACGTGCTGTCAACGATGGTCGGCggctccgccgcggcgataGCCTCCATCCTCGTAGCGTTTCCACTCGACGTAGCGAAGAGGCGCATCGGCATGTCTGGCCAAGGCACCGACAAGACAGTTtaccgcggcgtcggcgactGCCTGCGACAGATCTACGCCAAGGAGGGCATCCGGGGCTGGTACGCTGGGGCCTTtgtcgaggcggtgcggtgTGTGCCGCAGGTGATCCTCATGTGGATGTTCATCGAGGTCATCCAAACGAAGTTGTCATCCTACGCGAGAGTAGCATCTGCGGAAGACGAGATGGCGAAGCGGAAGAAGGGTCCTTGA